In Marinilabiliales bacterium, a genomic segment contains:
- a CDS encoding TRAP transporter substrate-binding protein yields MARSISKLYCGITGRLAELLPLRRLAGLVPIGRLAELLPLRRLAGLVPIGRLAELLPLRRLAGLVPIGRLAELLPLRHIAGLLLLMAAVTACGERDHVTVLKLGHGLSPSHSVHQGMVYMAELVAEKSDGHMRIDVYPSEQLGTERENLEMLQIGSLAITKVSAAAIESFAPSYRVLNLPYIFTGREHTERVLDSDIGREILMDGEEFWLRGLAFYDSGSRSFYTKDRPVIHPDDLRGLKIRVQPSPSAVNMVRAMGGSPTPISWGELYTALQGGVVDGAENNPPSFYLSNHFEVCGYYSLNEHSTVPDVLIISTKIWGTLTEEEQRWVQEAATESVAYQRKLWAESERHSLEMVKAAGVEVLYPDKQPFIEAVQPLYEQYMADPQMRRMIERIRALE; encoded by the coding sequence ATGGCAAGAAGCATAAGCAAGTTATATTGTGGAATTACCGGGCGACTGGCAGAACTGCTCCCACTGCGGCGGCTGGCAGGATTGGTGCCGATCGGGCGACTGGCAGAATTGCTCCCGCTGCGGCGGCTGGCAGGATTGGTGCCGATCGGGCGACTGGCAGAATTGCTCCCGCTGCGGCGGCTGGCAGGATTGGTGCCGATCGGGCGACTGGCAGAATTGCTCCCGCTGCGGCATATCGCCGGACTTCTCCTCCTCATGGCTGCGGTTACGGCCTGCGGCGAACGCGATCATGTAACGGTGCTGAAGCTGGGTCACGGACTATCTCCCAGCCACTCGGTTCACCAGGGCATGGTTTACATGGCCGAACTGGTGGCAGAGAAATCTGATGGTCACATGAGGATAGACGTCTATCCCAGCGAACAGCTCGGCACCGAGAGGGAGAACCTCGAAATGCTCCAGATAGGGAGCCTCGCCATAACCAAGGTGTCGGCAGCCGCAATAGAAAGTTTTGCCCCAAGCTACCGTGTGCTGAACCTTCCCTATATATTCACCGGCCGTGAACATACAGAAAGGGTGCTCGACAGCGATATCGGCAGGGAGATACTGATGGATGGCGAGGAGTTCTGGCTGCGGGGACTGGCATTTTATGACTCGGGAAGCCGCAGCTTCTATACTAAAGACAGGCCGGTTATCCATCCCGATGATTTACGGGGACTTAAAATCCGGGTGCAGCCGAGTCCTTCGGCCGTCAACATGGTCCGCGCCATGGGAGGCTCGCCCACACCCATCTCATGGGGCGAGCTCTATACCGCCCTCCAGGGAGGGGTGGTTGACGGTGCCGAGAACAACCCACCGAGCTTCTATCTCTCAAACCATTTCGAGGTGTGCGGCTACTACTCCCTGAACGAACATTCAACGGTGCCCGATGTGCTGATAATAAGCACCAAGATATGGGGCACGCTGACCGAAGAGGAACAGAGATGGGTGCAGGAGGCCGCAACCGAATCGGTTGCCTACCAGAGGAAGCTGTGGGCCGAATCTGAAAGGCACTCGCTCGAAATGGTCAAGGCAGCAGGCGTGGAAGTGCTCTATCCGGACAAGCAACCCTTCATCGAGGCGGTGCAGCCCCTGTATGAGCAGTATATGGCCGACCCCCAGATGAGGAGGATGATAGAGCGTATCAGGGCTCTGGAGTAG
- a CDS encoding TRAP transporter small permease produces MTIRKHLDRALATFVTILMGVLVLNVLWQVASRYLVGHPSAFTDELAGFLLIWVGLLGATYITGKKEHLAIDLLHHRLSPEKKAKVNISINLLIALFALAVLVVGGTNLVYITLRLSQVSSALQIPVGYVYLVLPLSGLFIIYYSVYDIVYPQTDEQEQVPGPGQVPEQERPTL; encoded by the coding sequence ATGACGATCAGAAAACATCTCGACCGCGCCCTCGCGACCTTTGTTACCATCCTGATGGGCGTGCTGGTACTGAACGTACTCTGGCAGGTGGCAAGCCGCTACCTTGTCGGCCATCCCAGCGCCTTTACCGACGAGCTGGCAGGCTTCCTGCTGATTTGGGTGGGACTGCTCGGGGCGACCTACATAACCGGTAAAAAGGAGCACCTTGCCATTGACCTGCTTCATCACAGGCTTTCGCCGGAAAAGAAAGCAAAGGTCAACATATCGATCAATCTCCTCATTGCCCTCTTTGCCCTGGCAGTGCTTGTTGTTGGCGGGACAAACCTGGTATATATCACCCTGCGGCTCAGCCAGGTATCGTCGGCCCTGCAGATACCGGTGGGCTATGTCTACCTGGTGCTTCCGCTGAGCGGACTGTTCATCATCTACTACTCGGTTTATGATATAGTTTACCCGCAGACCGATGAGCAGGAGCAGGTGCCCGGACCCGGACAGGTACCGGAACAGGAAAGGCCAACCCTGTAA